GAGGCGACGCAGCACGGCACCCTTCGGGCTGACCTCGGTGAACGGCGGGCTGGCCAGCTGGTCGCGCAGGATGAACACGATGCCCACCGCGAGGCCGATCAGCACGCCACGGAGCAGGTCCGTGAACAGGATGGCCAGCACCGTCACGAAGAACGGCACCGCGTACGCGAAGCCCTTGCGCACGACGGACCGGAACAGCTCTGGGCTCGCGAGCTTGTAACCCACGTGCAGGAGCACCGCCGCCAGCGCACTCAGCGGAATGAGGTTCAAGATGCCCGCAAAGGCGATGGCCGAGAGCAGCAGCAGGACGCCGTGCAGAATCGCCGACCAGCGCGTGCGTGCGCCGGCGGACACGTTCGTGGCCGAGCGCACGATGACGCCCGTCACCGGCAGGCCACCGATCAGGCCCGAGGCAAGGTTGCCGGCGCCCTGGGCTAGCAGCTCACGATCGGTCGACGCCTCACGCTTGAGCGGGTCCATCTCATCCGTCGCCTGCAGGGAAAGCAGGCTCTCAAGCGACGCCACGATGGCCAGCACGAGACCGACCTGCCACACCTGCGGCATCGCAAAACCACTCCACGCCGGCAGCGTGAACTGTCCGAGGAAATCACCGAACGATGCCGGCACCGGCAGGCTCACGAGGTGGCTGTCACTGATGACGAGGCCAGGGGCGAACGCCGCGAACGCGGCGTTCATCAAGACGCCGAGAGCCACGACCACGAGCGGAGCGGGCAGCGCCTTGAGCGGCTTGAGGAATCCCTTGCCCCAAAGGAACAGCAGCGGCAGTGACACCAGCGCGACGATGGCCGCTCCCCACTGCAGCTGTTGCACCGCGTGCGCGATGGCCGAGAAGGTCGTCTCGCCGGTCGCCTGTCGGAACGCATCGTCGCCCATCGCATCGACGTCATAGCCGATGGCGTGGGGAATCTGCTTGAGGATCAGGATCAATCCGATGGCGGCGAGCATGCCCTTGATGACGGCGGTCGGGAAGTAGTAACCGATGACGCCGGCGCGCAGTACGCCGAGCAGCATTTGCAGCGCGCCGGCGACAACGACCGCGGCGAGGAAGAGACGGAAGTCGCCGAGATCCGAAATCGCCGCCAGTACGATCACCGTCAGGCCGGCCGCAGGGCCGCTGACCATCAACTCGGAGTCCGAGAGGAAGCCGACGACGATGCCACCGACGATTCCCGAGATGATGCCGGAGAACAAGGGTGCGCCCGAAGCGAGCGCTATCCCGAGGCAAAGTGGGATCGCCACGAGGAAGACGACGACCGACGCGAGGCCGTCCTGCTTCCAGGAGAAGGGAGCTTTCATGACCGGAACATCACCACGCGACGCGCGGTTTGGAAGCGCGAAATTCGCGTCCAGCGCCTGCGCCGCTATTAAATAGGTAGTGAGAGCTGCGCGACCGTTCTTTCGCGGTCGTTTGCCGTCGCCAACGAGCTCGGCGCACGACCGGTGGCCGCCATCACGGGCGTGTGCACCTGCGCACGCCGGAGGATCGAACGCACGGTCTGCGTCGCGAGTTCCGGCGTGTTGTTCGTCTCCGACAGGTGCAGCAGCGCGATCGCGCGCAGCTGCGGATGCGCGAGCTCGGCAAGCAGCGCAGCGGTCCGATGGTTGTCCAAGTGTCCTCGCCCCCCGCGGATCCGCGCCTTCAAGGAGGCGGCGTACGGACCAGTGCGCAGCATCTCGGCGTCGTGGTTCGCCTCGATGCAGAGCACGTCGCAGCGCGCGAACAGTGCGGGCAGCGCCGCCGGCACCGCGCCGAGATCGTGCGCGATGCCCACGCGATGACCGCTGCGCTCGTGCGTGATGGCGTAGGCCAACGGCTCGGCCGCATCGTGGGGGATCGCCCCGGCCTCGATCGCGAACCCGTCCGCATCGATGCGCTCACCGGCCGCAAGGGGTCGTCGCCACCGCGCCGTGACGTCGGGCAGCGC
This is a stretch of genomic DNA from Gemmatimonadaceae bacterium. It encodes these proteins:
- a CDS encoding SulP family inorganic anion transporter, which translates into the protein MKAPFSWKQDGLASVVVFLVAIPLCLGIALASGAPLFSGIISGIVGGIVVGFLSDSELMVSGPAAGLTVIVLAAISDLGDFRLFLAAVVVAGALQMLLGVLRAGVIGYYFPTAVIKGMLAAIGLILILKQIPHAIGYDVDAMGDDAFRQATGETTFSAIAHAVQQLQWGAAIVALVSLPLLFLWGKGFLKPLKALPAPLVVVALGVLMNAAFAAFAPGLVISDSHLVSLPVPASFGDFLGQFTLPAWSGFAMPQVWQVGLVLAIVASLESLLSLQATDEMDPLKREASTDRELLAQGAGNLASGLIGGLPVTGVIVRSATNVSAGARTRWSAILHGVLLLLSAIAFAGILNLIPLSALAAVLLHVGYKLASPELFRSVVRKGFAYAVPFFVTVLAILFTDLLRGVLIGLAVGIVFILRDQLASPPFTEVSPKGAVLRRLQLHGNVNFLHKSALQQELDRVPAGSRLELDARHTRRLDPDVLDVIRHFRTTAQERNIDYRLVGVPDAGSTANL
- a CDS encoding MBL fold metallo-hydrolase codes for the protein MNVWSLGSGSRGNALVLERDGQALLVDCGFGPRALASRLALIGIEPTQIIGLVLTHEHVDHASGAERAQHKWRWPVYASAGTLAALPDVTARWRRPLAAGERIDADGFAIEAGAIPHDAAEPLAYAITHERSGHRVGIAHDLGAVPAALPALFARCDVLCIEANHDAEMLRTGPYAASLKARIRGGRGHLDNHRTAALLAELAHPQLRAIALLHLSETNNTPELATQTVRSILRRAQVHTPVMAATGRAPSSLATANDRERTVAQLSLPI